The Acomys russatus chromosome X, mAcoRus1.1, whole genome shotgun sequence genome segment ATTCATGCAACAAGCACTCAGTGAGCAACAAAGCACAGGCCGAAGCCTATGCTGGGTCCTGGGATTATGGCATGAAACTTCTGGCTTCAAGGAAGTTAACTTGAGAGGTACCAGGGTGGGTGCGGTAGGACCAATAGATGTCTGTGAAGAGGAGGGACAGGGCGAGGGCCTAAATCAGCTTCTGAGAGTCTGGAGAGTAGGTAAAGGCACTCGAAGCTCTGTACCGATGCGAAAGAGGAGGAGGTCAGCAGGGAGTAAGGTACTTTCTCAAAGAAGGGGGCATGTACAAAGAAGGCCCTGGACATGGCAGAAGGGGACATGTTCAATGACTTCAAATAGTGAGTTATGTTCGAGTGGCAGCTTTGGTGAGGCTAGGTAAACAAGATAGGGTGGAGAGGAGTGGCACTTGAAAGAAACCCTACTTCATTCTGAAGGCGGCAGGAAGCCGTTGGAGGCATTTTGAGCAGACGAACACCATGCTCCAAGATTGCTTGCTTTAAAAGGCCATGGTTGTCAACCTTCCCAACGCTGCGAgtctttaatacagctcctcatgttgtgctgatgcccctccccccagccataCAATTATTTCGGTTGCTACTTcgcaactgtaattttgctactgttatgaatcataatggaaCTATCTAatatgcgacccctgtgaaagggtcactcgAACCCAAAGCGgtcacaagccacaggttgagaaccactgctttagaggaCCTCCACTCTGGATGTGGAGATGGAGCTCAGTCTGGTCTAGAAGAAGTAGGAAAGGCAGGGTTATTAAAGCAGGAGAAGGCTATTGGAGTCATTCAGGGTCACATGGCTTTAAAACCTAACTAGGACATTGAGGTGAGAAGAAATGCAGGAATCTGAGAACCCTtaaagaggcagagccaggaggccaTGGTGGTCTGGGGAGGTAGGTGGTAAGGGGAAGGGGTCATATCAGGGAAATCTGATTTCTGGCCTGAGTAAGTGGGTACCTGGTAGTCACTGGAACTGAAAGACAGCCAGAAACAAGGGATAACAGGGCTACTGTGGATATGTTGTGGCAGAAATGCGCGGTTTTGGAGTGGAGATGACAAATGTCACTTGGACGTGAAGGTGCCTCAGCAGCAGAGCCTGAGCTGAAGAGATATATTTGGCCGTTTGACTGTGTATTAATAACAGGGGGTGGCTGGAGCCATGGCTATGAATGAGATGAATGAGAAGAGGCCTAAGAATGGAGCCTTGATGACCACAAGCAGTTaagggacagaaggaaagggGGTGAGCTCCAAGTATCCTAGCACTGGGCGGGGAGGCGAGGGCGGAAGCATTTACAAATATAAGGTCAGCCTGTCTTACATATTGAGACCACATTTCAATAAACACGTAAAAAGAAGAGTTAGCCAGTAAAACGGGAGGAAATGGATGTGGTGAGAAGGGAATTTTGTTGAAAATCTATTCAAATTTGCATGCCTAAGATGGTGGTCAGAAAGGGAGGAAATACATGATAAAGTCAAGGAGGGGTAAGGGGACCTGTGTCTGAACACATAATGAATATTGTCCTTGGGGTACAGGAtgagttcatttattttatttaattttatttatttatttttggtttttcaagacagggtttctctgtgtagccttggctgtcctggactcgctttgtagaccaggctggcctcgaactcacagagatccacctgcctctgcctcctgagtgctgggattaaaggtgtgtgccaccacagttcatttatttttattttagatgtagcaatgttctgcctgcatgtatgtctgcggaCCAGGTACATGCAGTAccaggggaggccagaagagggcgacagataccctagaactaaagttacagattgttaagctgctctgtgggtgccaaGAACCCCacccaggtcctctataagagcagcaagtggtattaaccactgagtcatctttccaccCCATCTCCCTATGAATACACTCTTAGTTAATACCAGCCACAGTTTTTAAGGGAGTTTTCAGGGGATCACATGTGGGGAGGAAGGCATGGACACTGGCCTAAAGGACTATGGCGCTGGAGTACAGGCTCCAGCTTTTGGGAAGCTCCTAAACAGGAGTAAAACCGCCCTATTGCGAGATAGGCCTAGCCAGCTGCTGGTATTGAGTCCTGAAAATGAAGAAGCTATGAGAGTCTCACAGGATTCAGGAGTGCACAAGGGCCATGCAAGTCATGTGACAATGGCTGTTAATGCCCAAGGTATCAGAGCATCAGATCCACaacttccatctcctcttcctggaGAGACCATGAGCTCTCTGGAGGGCAAGATTGGGAGGCCTGAATCATTCttccatttattctttgaaatgtgTTGTTTGTCATATGATAGTTACCCTGACTTACGGAGGATGGCTATACTTCGATATATGTTCTCAGATATGTAAAGATCAAATCAAGGTAGTTAGTATTGACATCGATTCAGTGTTTAGTACACCTCCATGCTAGGAAACTTCAAACTCTACTCTCAAtctgctgcttctttctctaGCACACAGATAGCTCAGCATCTGTCTGTTGTAGGCAGAGGCCAtgagtgtggagagcagagaaacACATCACAGTGTGtaccacagagagggagagggcacTGTTGCAGTAGCAttggtcaacaatcaataaatgtttcattcattcCTTCCATTGATATTTATTGAGTAAGCATCTATTGCATTACTAGAAAGTCTACTAGGCTCtaactactctctctctctctctctctctctctctgtctcacacacacacacacacacacacacacacactcacacacagacatgccattGCTATTCTTACTGAAATCTGagcttattaatatttatgtatttctttatatttagtttttctcaacagggtttctctatgtactagccctggctgttctggactcacttggaagaccaggctggcctcgaatttactaGAGACCTTTGCcacctaagtgctaggattaaagatatgtaccacTATGCCCTGTTCTGAACTctgttaaaaatttatttatttttatatatgtgcatggtgctttacttgcatgtatgtctctgtgaggatgacagatcttagagttacagacagttgtgagctgccatgtaggtgctgggaattgaacccaggtcctctggaaaagcagaaccTAATTCATTTGTCAGTGCAAATCTTTATCCTCTAATTATCTTAGGTATCCTAGATGCACAGCCAGATTTTCTATAAGTAGTATTTGATGGTATGATTTGTTTCTTCTCAAGACttgagggttttgtttattttcctcctcTCACTCTACCAGCTACTATTTTCAATCCACTGATAACCAAGGGTAGGGTTTTTCCATAGCCTAGTGCTCACTGAGCTTGCCTAACCATGATGTAACCAAGGGAATCCTTGTCCAGTTCTGAATTTCGTGAGGTGAACTGCTAAGTATGCTTGCTCCATGATTCTTTTGACAGATGAACATTTATCACAATTGTAAAACATCCCTGTCCATCTTTATCCTCCTATCAAAGAACATAATTGGAGCAATGAGGAGtttataagtttattttaagCATCTACATCACTcattgttttccagacagggtttctctgtgtagccttggctgtcctggactcgggccttagaccaggctggcctcaaacacacagaggtcggtctgcctctgcctcccaagtgatgggattaaaggtgtgccccaccacggcCTGGCAAAGGAGACCCCTAATAGTATTAATAGCAAGGACAGCAGGCACCCTCACCTTGTTTATGACATGAATGGAAATGATTCTAGAACTTCATCTGAATTCTATTTAGAACTTTGCTCTGTATCCAGAATctttatgtctatgtctgtgagACTGGTGGATGTCTCTTCTCAACTTACCTTCGTTTCCTTCTGTGAGAGTCAGAGTTGTGACGTTCAGTTGTCATTCTCGAGTTAGTTCAATTGGTCGTGGGAGCCAAGAGCGGGCCCCCAGAGAGCCCTGAGGGCCCCACGGCCCATGGCAGCAGAGTCACCATCACAACCAGGAAGAGCCTTGGCCTAGCCTGCCTGGCCCAGTGACCAACACCTCAACCATGAGAAGAAAGGCCAAGACCAAGCCGCTGTCCAAGACCTCCACTGACGCCCTCAGTGCAGCAGCCACCCCTCCCAGCTCCAAGCAGCTGCCCACGACCTCCACAGCCACCCTCAGTGCAGCAGCCAGCCTCAGTGCAGCAGCTACTGCGTCCAGCTCCAAGCAGCTACCTATATCTTATAGTGCTGCCCTCAGTGCAGCAGCCACTAAGCCCAGCTCCAAGCAGCTGGCCAAGATCTCCACTGCCGCCCTCAGTGCagcagccaccaagcccagctccaagCAGCTGCCCAAGATCTCCACTGCCGCCCTCAGTGCagcagccaccaagcccagctccaagCAGCTGGCCAAGATCTCCACTGCCGCCCTCAGTGCagcagccaccaagcccagctccaagCAGCTGGCCAAGATCTCCACTGCCGCCCTCAGTGCagcagccaccaagcccagctccaagCAGCTGGCCAAGATCTCCACTGCCGCCCTCAGTGCagcagccaccaagcccagctccaagCAGCTGCCCAAGACCTCCACTGCTGCCCTCAGTGCAACAGCCACCAAGCCCAGATCCAAGGAGAATGGTACAGAGAGTGGAGGCCCAGGGGACCCCACATCAGAGGCACCTGCCAACCTGGACAAGAAGAAGGTCATCCAGACCAAGGTTTTGGGAACAGTAAAATGGTTCAATGTAAGGAACGGATACGGTTTCATCACAAGAAATGACACCAAGGAAGACGTATTTGTGCACCATATGGCCATAAAGAAGAACAACCCGAGGAAGTACTTTCACAGTGTAGGAGACGGAGAGACCGTGGAGTTTGATATTGTTGAAGGAGACAGGGGCGCGGAGGCAGCAAATGTTACAGGCCCTGGTGGAATTGCTGTTCAAGGCAGTAAATATGCGGCAGACCGGAACACACGCTGTGCAGATCAGAGGGGTCCTCCAGGCCATCACCAGCATAActgccagaacagccagagtgaggaaaagagtgagggagggaaaagCTCTACTGAAGGCCAGGCCCCACAGCGCTGGCCATTTCCTGAGCGAGGGTCCGCACCTTTCACTATGAGGAGACGCTGTGGGCGCCGACCACAGTGTTCCAGCCGCCCTGGGCAAGGAAAAGCGATAGAAGGTGCTGACAAGCAGGGTGCACGAGAGAGCAGGCAGACCGGTGAGACCGATATGTATCAGGGCTACACACCAAGATCCCGCAGGGGCCCTCCTCGCCAAAGACAGCCTAGCGAGGACCacaaggaagaggacaaggaacaTCAAGGAGCCTCTGAGACCCAAGGTCTGCAGCCACCTCAAGGTCGGCGTGGCCGCAACTTCACGTACAGATGCAGATAGGAGCTCCCTAAACCACAAGCTggcaaagagacaaaggcagCAGATCCACCAGCTGACAATCTGCAGGCTCCCCAGGCTGAGCAGGGCGGGGCTGACTAAATGCAGGCTAACTATCACTACAATCAGCCGGCTTGGTCATCCAaccaggaaaaatgaaaatgaaatttgagCCACAAGAAGAGAACAATGATTAGATCTGCAGACCTTAAGCGTGCTTGCTTTTTTCCCCGTTGACCAGATACTCTAGAACTATCTGCATTGTCTGTGCTGCATCaggttattatttttcataacgATGTCCCTTTTTTTTAGTAATGGCAGGCATGATTTTTTTCAAGGCCTGGTTTTTCTCGATACAACTTTAGTGGCGTTTAAATTGTTAAACATCAGGTCAAGTTCAGATTTTTAAGAACCTTTTTTTttgcaactttatttttaaaacatcaataaacTGCAAGCACACTTAAATAAAggtcttaatatatatataaagttgtcATTCTCAGTTATTTGAAACAAATTCTAACAAGCCATGCTAGAACTCCATGCCATACTGTGCTTACCCCCAAAatagagggggggggagggagagagtgaacacaggagggagggagggagggaaggggagagagggaggaggagggagagacagagaacatcCTGAGGGTCTTGCTGTGTTTTCCAGGCTAATCTCAGTTCCTGAGCTGAAGCAATCGCCCAGCCTCAGCCACGTGATTTCTGGGATAATAAcaagtgcaccaccactcctgcttGAGaccactgtcttctttctttggttgTGTAAGGCAGGCTTCTGTGATATAGCTCTGCCTGTCTTTGAGCTCCTGACTTTCCTGcgtctacctcctgggtgctgggattacagagacaTGCAGGATCATGCCTGGTTCTGAGACCATCACAACTGTTGTCTTAATGTGTATCCATGTCTGTTCCTTTGTCTTTTCCCTGTTCTCcctttacatgcacacacacacacacacacacacacacacacacacacacacacacacaaatatatcagGTACTAAATAATATCATTCTTCATACTATTCTGTAAACTGTTGTTTTCTGTCAACAGTCCACCATCTTAGGGGCacaattggtagagtgcttgcctaagtAGCCCAAAGCCCTGATTTTATCCCCAGCACCGCATACAGCCAGCCatagtggcacacccctgtaaccccagcactccagaggtgaaGGCAAGGGAATAAGAAGTTCACACtgccgccaggcatggtggcacacacctttaatcccagcacttgggaggcagaggcaggaggatgtctgtgagttctgagagcagcctggtctacaaagttgagtccaggacagccaagattacacagagaaaccctgtctcgaaaaacaaaacaaaacaaaacaaaaaagaagttcaaAAAATCATccggggctacagagtgagttcaaggccaacctcagacatgagaccctgtctcaacaacaacactCTGTGCAGTAACCTCATGCCCTTTGAGCACTATGCCACACCCCCCTCAGCTGTAGGTAAGCATCTGTAAGTCCTGTCATGGGAGCACTTCAGCTCCAGATcgctccctccccagcctcctcagccCTGTCCCTGGATCACCCCCTGTCCTGCATCATCCAATTGCACTCACCAATATGCAAAAAGGCTGTTATTTCTCCCAAGGTATCAGAGCTTCAGACCCACAACGTCTTCTCTTCCTGGGGATCtgctgccggcctctgcctcccatgtgctgacaTGAAAAG includes the following:
- the LOC127185405 gene encoding LOW QUALITY PROTEIN: Y-box-binding protein 1-like (The sequence of the model RefSeq protein was modified relative to this genomic sequence to represent the inferred CDS: substituted 1 base at 1 genomic stop codon), translated to MRRKAKTKPLSKTSTDALSAAATPPSSKQLPTTSTATLSAAASLSAAATASSSKQLPISYSAALSAAATKPSSKQLAKISTAALSAAATKPSSKQLPKISTAALSAAATKPSSKQLAKISTAALSAAATKPSSKQLAKISTAALSAAATKPSSKQLAKISTAALSAAATKPSSKQLPKTSTAALSATATKPRSKENGTESGGPGDPTSEAPANLDKKKVIQTKVLGTVKWFNVRNGYGFITRNDTKEDVFVHHMAIKKNNPRKYFHSVGDGETVEFDIVEGDRGAEAANVTGPGGIAVQGSKYAADRNTRCADQRGPPGHHQHNCQNSQSEEKSEGGKSSTEGQAPQRWPFPERGSAPFTMRRRCGRRPQCSSRPGQGKAIEGADKQGARESRQTGETDMYQGYTPRSRRGPPRQRQPSEDHKEEDKEHQGASETQGLQPPQGRRGRNFTYRCRXELPKPQAGKETKAADPPADNLQAPQAEQGGAD